In the Bacillus sp. FJAT-42376 genome, GCCTCTGTCATCCGTGCCCAGGAAGGAAGCATCGGCCAGATTGACGAGAGTACAGTTGCTTATCATTTCTACGAACCGCTCGGAGTAGTCGGTCAGATTATCCCCTGGAACTTCCCTATTCTTATGGCTGCCTGGAAAATTGCACCCGCACTCGCTGCCGGAAACACCATCGTTTTAAAACCAGCCGAGCAAACCCCTGCCTCGCTTATGTTCATGCTGGACTTAATTGCGGATCTTCTCCCCGACGGCGTACTGAATGTTGTAAACGGCTATGGACTTGAGGCCGGCAAGCCGCTTGCATCAAACCCAAGGATCAGCAAAATTGCGTTTACCGGCGAAACAACGACCGGACGCCTGATTATGCAGTATGCTTCCCAAAACATTATCCCTGTTACCCTTGAGCTCGGCGGAAAATCTCCCAATATCTTTTTCGAAGACGTGATGCGGGAAGATGATGCTTTTCTGGATAAAGCAATAGAAGGTTTTGTTATGTTCGCTCTGAATCAGGGCGAGGTCTGTACGTGCCCTTCGAGAGCGCTTATCCAGGAATCCATTTATGACAAGTTCATGGAACGGGCAATTGAACGGGTAAAAGCTATTAAAACCGGTAATCCTCTCGATCCGAATGTCATGATGGGAGCTCAGGCATCATCCGAGCAGATGGAAAAAATCCTTTCTTATTTGGAAATCGGTAAAGCTGAAGGAGCAAAATGTCTTACGGGCGGGGAACGAAACCGAATGGAAGGAGAGCTTTCTGACGGCTACTATATTCAGCCGACCATTTTTGAAGGCAAAAACAATATGAGGATCTTCCAGGAGGAAATTTTCGGACCAGTCCTGTCTGTCACAACCTTTAAAAACCCGGAGGAAGCGCTATCCCTTGCAAACGATACCCTTTATGGCCTTGGGGCAGGCGTCTGGACACGCGACATGAACACAGCCTTCCAATTCGGACGTTCCATAGAAGCGGGCCGGGTGTGGACAAATTGCTATCATCAATACCCTGCTCACGCTGCATTCGGCGGCTATAAAATGTCCGGGATCGGCCGGGAAAATCATAAAATGATGCTCAGCCACTACCAGCAGGTTAAGAATCTCCTCGTCAGCTACAGTACGAACAAGCTTGGATTCTTTTAAAAACGGAGGTGCATGAAATAATGGCCGACCGCGTCACTGCGACAGAACCGGCAATCGCATTGATCAAAAAGCTAACGGAAAGACACGGCCCTATTATGTTTCACCAGTCAGGAGGCTGCTGTGACGGCAGCTCGCCGATGTGCTATCCAGAGGGCGACCTTCTCATCGGCAGCCAGGACGTTCTGCTTGGAGAGATTGGCGGCAGCCCCTTCTATATTCATAAAAAACAATATGAATACTGGAAACACACTCAGGTCATCATTGATGTAGTGGATGGCAGAGGGGGCATGTTTTCACTTGAAGGGGTGGAAGGCGTCCGATTCCTGAGCCGGTCCCGTCCCTTTACGGCGGAGGAGATCCGGGAGCTGAATGCAGAGGAGGAGGCCGGGCGTCGTTAGGGAATCAGATGAACTCGGATACCCTTTACGCGCACACGCTGAAAATCCGGGAATCCAGTCGAAAAGTCGATAAATTGGTTTTCCGGCTTTTCATGTATCATAAAAACCCGGCTCCTCACACTAAGGAGCCGGGTTTTTCATCAGTTATTAATATATTTCTCAAACACATAGCCGAAGTCTTTAATACTGTATTGCTTTTTCGTATCCATCAGCCAAGAGAAGGCCGTCTGATTTACTTTCTTGAACTCTTCGGACAGGCTGCCTTCTGTGCTTCTCATATTGCCGAGTGTCGTGGAGGCCATTTGCAGACTCTGTTTTGCATAGTCAAGAGCCTGCTTGCTTTCACGGTTAATCTCCGCAATTTTAATGAGTGCTTTGTACAGATCCTTCAGCTCTTCCAAATGTTTTTTATGTACATCAATGGAGTAAGCCGTGCTGCCCATCTTAAACTTGATTTCCACGTCGAGATCCACCGTTCCCGCTGTTTCCAAGAACACGTCGGAAATCTGGTTGGTACGGTACTCAAGCCGGCGGAGTGTCCGTTTTTTGCTCGCTGCACTGGCTCCGTCCAAATGTACGAGTGCCCGGTTTGTAAAGCAGTACTCATCGGCTTTCGATTTAATCAAAAAGAAAATGCGTTCATTCTCCTCATGCAGAATGTAATCATCTGCATCTACTTTGTCGTAATCCGCAGGTTTGATGACACTTCCAATATCGCTGAGCCCCAGCATATCTGATGCTACTTTTCCAAACATACGATTCTCCCTTTCCTTATTCTGTATTATGTTTTTAGTGTATCACACAGGCTATTGCCTTGTATGGCCTTCTAAAAATTTCTGAATGCCTGAATCCCCTTCCTTCACACGCTCCACAACATCCTTCTCCCATTTCTCAGCATTGGCTGCGTAGCTGGCTAAATTCGATCCGAACAGGTTTTCAAGCTCCGCCCTCGTTACCCTGATAGTCTGCGGCTGTTCGGTTTCAATCTTCAGCTCCGCCCAATCCGCATTTTTAATGAGAATCAAGAGGGCTGCAGCATTGTTAAGCAATAGATAATCACTTGTTTTCGGATTCCAGCTGTTTTCAAATGGTGCTGCATCCTGTCCATCCTTCACCCCATATACAACTGTCAGCCCGTATGGTTTTTCCTTCGTTTCTAGCTCCAGTTTTTTGACATGCTCTGCCCCGGGAAGCTTGTTCACAATCCCGCTAACTGCACTGTTATCTCCCACATAAGGGGTTTTTTCTGCAGAAAGCACTTTCGGATTTATGCTTGAATGATTAGCACTCTTAGCCTCAGATGACTGACAGCCTGACAGCAGTGCCGCTGCAGCCGCTAAGGCAACCAAAGTGGTTCCCATCTTCTTCATGGCTCTCCTCCTTTTCACTCACTCATTTATACGAAAGAAAAGAAAATTAGTTCCCGCTTTTTATCGTGGTTTGGCTACAATTCCGTTGTGCACTTTTATATAACCGTGCCTGAGGATATCAAAACCTCCTTCATATACATAGAGCCCCATCTGCCGGATATCCATCAGCTCCCGGTATGTATGATTCATTACATCCGCCATAATGGTGTAAAAGAGCTTCGATTTCATTTGCAGCCTCGGAGTTGTCATAATGACATATCCGCCCGGCTTTAGAAATTTTCTGTGCCATTCAAGCGCTTCATGCTTCTGTTCATCGGGAAAATGCTCAAGCAGTCCGACACTTAATACGATGTCAAACTCTTTTCCGAAATTCAGGTTCCTGATATCTTCCACTAAATACGTAATATTCATTTGATCCTTATACCAAACCTTGAGGTTTCCAGTAGCAGGATTCGCCCCAAGAAAAGGGTATGTATCCGGAAAGTGGCCGAAGCGGTCGGTTTTGCAGAATTCATCGTAGTCCGCCATCACAATTTCGCCGCCCGGATACATGGCATAAAGCTGCATCGCTTCATACCCTTCTGCAGCGCCAAGGAACAGGATTCTCGGTTTCTGTACGTCCAGTCCTTCAAATAGAGCACGCTTGCCCCTCGGATCCCATACGCCATCCTCTATCCGGTGAGCATAGTTCCATAACGATAAGCGAACCGTTTCCCCAAGCGCCTCCCTGACGTCTGAAAACCGAAACCGGGAAAGGTGCTTCCTGAGCTCAAGCTTGCTGCGGTTAAGTTCCGCGGGAACATCCTTTACAAACCACTCATGAAAAGAACGGTTAAAAAATTCCCATGAGGATTTTATCGACATCTGTCCATGCTCAAGCTCATAACGGCGCTTTGACTTCGCTATGCTTTTCACTTCATACGGTTTTCCGGTGTCCTTCCACGATAAGCCTGCCCAATCACTTACTAGTCCAGCGCTATAAAATTTTTCATTCTGTTTTGCTTGCCTCAAATCCACTCTATAGGCCGGAAACAGTTCTGTTATTCCCTCGTCATCTTCCGTATAACGCAAAGGGGCTTGAACCGTATTCAGCAATTCCATCGCCATCACGCTCCATTCCTGTTAACGCGAATCAGGATTATTACAGAAAATAGGGCAGAATAATTTGGGTCATTGCGTTTTCTATATAGTTCAACACATTTTTTTCATTCCCTCTAAAAAAAACTTTTGAAAAGAGGGAATCAGTGGTAAAATAATAAATGTTTTTTTACTATAACTATAGGTGGCGAGTAAATTGTCAGATGATTCAAAACAACGTGATAAATTTGTTCCTTACGTTCCTTCATCAAAATCATTGCCGGAACTGACGGTAACCGCTATTGTTCTTGGTATTATCTTAGCGGTCGTGTTTGGTGCAGCGAATGCTTATCTTGGACTTCGGATTGGTTTAACCGTATCCGCTTCTATTCCTGCTGCGGTTATTTCAATGGCGATTCTGAGAGGTTTATTCAGAAGGAATTCCATACTTGAAAACAACATTGTTCAGACGATGACAACAGCTGGTGAGGCTGTAGGGGCCGGAGCGGTATTCACCCTTCCTGCGCTATTTCTATGGGATGTGGATGTCAGCCAGGGGCTGATTATCTTCGTTGTCCTTACAGGGGGATTCCTCGGGGTATTCATGATGGTTCCCCTTCGTCAGCTTTTGATTGTCAGAGAGCATGAGATTCTGCCGTATCCGGAAGGCACAGCCTGTGCCGAAGTACTCAAATCCGGTGAAGAAGGCGGAAACAGCGCGAAGCTGATCGGACTTGGTCTTTTGATCGGCGGAGCATTTAAAGCTCTTGGAGACGGATTTAAACTGTTTAAAACAGAAGTTGAAACCGGCATTACGAATTTTAAGAATGCTGTCATCGGGATCGATACACTGCCAGCCCTTCTTGGGGTCGGATACATTATCGGACCGCGGGTTGCCGGCCAGATGCTTGGCGGCGGACTTCTTGCCTGGATTGTTTTAATTCCTGCCATCGGATTTTTCGGAGGCGGTTCTGATGCCGCGATTTTCCCTGCCGAAGCTCCAATCAGCGAGTTGGATGCCTGGGGGATCTGGGAAGGATACATCCGCTATATCGGCGCAGGAGCCGTTGCGGTAGCCGGTTTGATTACCTTGGTTAAATCCCTTCCTACCCTTTTCAGCTCTGCATTTGCGACGTTTAAAGGGGTTCGGGATAACAGAGGGAATCTGAAGGCAGCTCCTATCCGGACAGAGCAGGACATTCCGATGAAATATGTTTTACTCGGCATTCTTGCCCTTGTTTTAATTATTGCGTTTGTACCTGTCACTCATATCGGAATCATTGGTGCTGTAGCGATTGCGATATTCGGCTTTTTATTCGTTTCGGTTGCTTCCCGTATTGTCGGAGTCGTCGGAAGCTCCTCTTCACCCGTTTCAGGAATGACAATCGCGACACTGCTAATTGTTACGGTCGTGTATAAAGCAACCGGCTTCTCCGGGATGGACGGAATGGTTGCTGCGCTTTTAGTAGCGGCTATCATTTGTACAGCCCTTGCTGTAGCAGGGGATATCTCTCAGGATTTAAAAACGGGTTACATCGTTGGCGGAACTCCATGGAAGCAGCAGGTTGCGATGATGATTGGTGTCGTTGCATCCGGTTCCCTGATCGGATTTATTCTAATCTTGATGGATAATGCATACACAATGGGTTCAGCGGATCTTCCTGCTCCGAAAGCGGCCCTAATGAAGATTCTTGCAGAAGGTGTGCTTGGAGGAGATCTTCCATGGGATCTGATCTTTATCGGAGCGGCAATTGCCGTTACGCTTGAGTTCTTTGGAATGAATTCTCTTGTTGTGGCGGTTGGGATTTACCTGCCTGTTCACGTAAGTACTCCGATTATGATCGGCGGATTCGTTCGCTTCTTTATTGAAAAATTCTCGAAGAACAAAGAAGTTCTTGCAGAACGGACAGACCGCGGAACACTGTTTGCCTCCGGTCTGATTGCAGGAGAGGCTTTGATTGGTGTGGTCATTGCCATCCTTCTTTATTTCGAAGTAAACATTCCGGAGAATGCTCTATTCCCAAGTGCCCTGCTTCCGTTTATCCTATTCCTTCTCTTAGCGGTACTGCTCTGGTACGTATCGTTTAAAGGAAGCAAAAAGCGTGTTTAATAAGAAAAAAGAGAGGAACCTGCTTGAATTGGTTCCTCTTCTTGCGGACCATGTCGAGCTGCAGACGAAGGAAGACGGCAAAGGGATTCTTAACGTTCAGCGCTCAAACTGGGTGGAACGGTTCTCGATCCGATTTTTAAAACAGCCTGCCGTCAGAAGCATTCAACTTGATGAGTATGGCACATACGCCCTTTCGCAAATGAAGGATGGCGCTACAGTAGCAGATTTGGCTCAAAGAATGAGTACTCATTTTGGTGAAGATGCTGAACCCGTACTCCCGCGGCTGACGAAATTCATCCAGATTTTAGAATCACAAGAATGGCTGATATGGAAAAATGAATAAGGAAACAGCCTCCCCTTATACCGGGGAGGCTGTTTTTGTACCGCCATATAACGCTGTAAAAAGAGTTTGTCTTTCATCATCCGACAAATGTCTCCATG is a window encoding:
- a CDS encoding aldehyde dehydrogenase family protein; its protein translation is MYKFPNSEGSIIQFKDRYDNFIGGKWTSPVKGEYFENVTPVTGKVFCQVARSTEEDIELALDAAHKAKDSWGKTSVTERSLILNRIADRMEENLEKLALAETWENGKAVRETLNADIPLAVDHFRYFASVIRAQEGSIGQIDESTVAYHFYEPLGVVGQIIPWNFPILMAAWKIAPALAAGNTIVLKPAEQTPASLMFMLDLIADLLPDGVLNVVNGYGLEAGKPLASNPRISKIAFTGETTTGRLIMQYASQNIIPVTLELGGKSPNIFFEDVMREDDAFLDKAIEGFVMFALNQGEVCTCPSRALIQESIYDKFMERAIERVKAIKTGNPLDPNVMMGAQASSEQMEKILSYLEIGKAEGAKCLTGGERNRMEGELSDGYYIQPTIFEGKNNMRIFQEEIFGPVLSVTTFKNPEEALSLANDTLYGLGAGVWTRDMNTAFQFGRSIEAGRVWTNCYHQYPAHAAFGGYKMSGIGRENHKMMLSHYQQVKNLLVSYSTNKLGFF
- a CDS encoding DUF779 domain-containing protein, giving the protein MADRVTATEPAIALIKKLTERHGPIMFHQSGGCCDGSSPMCYPEGDLLIGSQDVLLGEIGGSPFYIHKKQYEYWKHTQVIIDVVDGRGGMFSLEGVEGVRFLSRSRPFTAEEIRELNAEEEAGRR
- a CDS encoding PH domain-containing protein, with the translated sequence MFGKVASDMLGLSDIGSVIKPADYDKVDADDYILHEENERIFFLIKSKADEYCFTNRALVHLDGASAASKKRTLRRLEYRTNQISDVFLETAGTVDLDVEIKFKMGSTAYSIDVHKKHLEELKDLYKALIKIAEINRESKQALDYAKQSLQMASTTLGNMRSTEGSLSEEFKKVNQTAFSWLMDTKKQYSIKDFGYVFEKYINN
- a CDS encoding DUF4825 domain-containing protein is translated as MKKMGTTLVALAAAAALLSGCQSSEAKSANHSSINPKVLSAEKTPYVGDNSAVSGIVNKLPGAEHVKKLELETKEKPYGLTVVYGVKDGQDAAPFENSWNPKTSDYLLLNNAAALLILIKNADWAELKIETEQPQTIRVTRAELENLFGSNLASYAANAEKWEKDVVERVKEGDSGIQKFLEGHTRQ
- a CDS encoding class I SAM-dependent methyltransferase, translating into MAMELLNTVQAPLRYTEDDEGITELFPAYRVDLRQAKQNEKFYSAGLVSDWAGLSWKDTGKPYEVKSIAKSKRRYELEHGQMSIKSSWEFFNRSFHEWFVKDVPAELNRSKLELRKHLSRFRFSDVREALGETVRLSLWNYAHRIEDGVWDPRGKRALFEGLDVQKPRILFLGAAEGYEAMQLYAMYPGGEIVMADYDEFCKTDRFGHFPDTYPFLGANPATGNLKVWYKDQMNITYLVEDIRNLNFGKEFDIVLSVGLLEHFPDEQKHEALEWHRKFLKPGGYVIMTTPRLQMKSKLFYTIMADVMNHTYRELMDIRQMGLYVYEGGFDILRHGYIKVHNGIVAKPR
- a CDS encoding oligopeptide transporter, OPT family, whose amino-acid sequence is MSDDSKQRDKFVPYVPSSKSLPELTVTAIVLGIILAVVFGAANAYLGLRIGLTVSASIPAAVISMAILRGLFRRNSILENNIVQTMTTAGEAVGAGAVFTLPALFLWDVDVSQGLIIFVVLTGGFLGVFMMVPLRQLLIVREHEILPYPEGTACAEVLKSGEEGGNSAKLIGLGLLIGGAFKALGDGFKLFKTEVETGITNFKNAVIGIDTLPALLGVGYIIGPRVAGQMLGGGLLAWIVLIPAIGFFGGGSDAAIFPAEAPISELDAWGIWEGYIRYIGAGAVAVAGLITLVKSLPTLFSSAFATFKGVRDNRGNLKAAPIRTEQDIPMKYVLLGILALVLIIAFVPVTHIGIIGAVAIAIFGFLFVSVASRIVGVVGSSSSPVSGMTIATLLIVTVVYKATGFSGMDGMVAALLVAAIICTALAVAGDISQDLKTGYIVGGTPWKQQVAMMIGVVASGSLIGFILILMDNAYTMGSADLPAPKAALMKILAEGVLGGDLPWDLIFIGAAIAVTLEFFGMNSLVVAVGIYLPVHVSTPIMIGGFVRFFIEKFSKNKEVLAERTDRGTLFASGLIAGEALIGVVIAILLYFEVNIPENALFPSALLPFILFLLLAVLLWYVSFKGSKKRV
- a CDS encoding PqqD family peptide modification chaperone, with translation MFNKKKERNLLELVPLLADHVELQTKEDGKGILNVQRSNWVERFSIRFLKQPAVRSIQLDEYGTYALSQMKDGATVADLAQRMSTHFGEDAEPVLPRLTKFIQILESQEWLIWKNE